The following are encoded in a window of Cyprinus carpio isolate SPL01 chromosome B18, ASM1834038v1, whole genome shotgun sequence genomic DNA:
- the LOC109106907 gene encoding mRNA decay activator protein ZFP36L1, with product MPSNFLTPFLEVDDEFCKSFRGIDLTEATQKQRVVGFQRRHSLCPVTLPNSKFNSNDTSPWPLPAINQHWSHEKQQQLPRSSLSQIPFRVDRSVSMIEGHVACEGLTSSPLPPPPGLSISNSSLTCPKVLGTTSTAPMSTRYKTELCRTYEESGTCKYGAKCQFAHGMLELRGLNRHPKYKTEPCRTFHTIGFCPYGARCHFIHNADEQNGLSENTKSIRARPQLRQSVSFSGFSSQPQTLGGFHAVQDTLAFSRSSSVSPPPSTGSPDLLSPLGTLKHSHPFADLGGGGSFYSISDSESVQNLAYALKGLQRSTSADSLSDQDGYTSSSSLSGSDSPGIEGRRLPIFSRLSVSDD from the coding sequence aGTTTCCGAGGTATTGATCTGACAGAAGCCACACAGAAGCAGCGTGTGGTGGGATTCCAGCGCAGACATTCCCTGTGCCCCGTGACTCTTCCCAACTCTAAATTCAACAGCAATGACACCAGCCCTTGGCCTCTGCCGGCCATCAACCAGCACTGGAGCCACgagaagcagcagcagctgcCCCGTTCCTCCCTGAGCCAGATCCCCTTCAGAGTAGACCGGTCCGTGAGCATGATCGAGGGCCATGTGGCCTGCGAGGGCCTGACGTCCAGTCCTCTTCCTCCGCCGCCGGGTCTCAGCATCAGCAACAGCTCCCTGACCTGCCCGAAGGTACTCGGCACGACCTCTACAGCGCCGATGTCCACCCGCTACAAGACGGAGCTCTGCCGCACCTACGAGGAAAGCGGCACCTGCAAATATGGCGCCAAATGCCAGTTCGCTCACGGGATGTTGGAGCTGAGAGGCCTCAACAGACACCCGAAGTACAAGACCGAGCCGTGTCGCACCTTTCACACCATCGGCTTCTGCCCTTACGGTGCTCGGTGTCACTTCATACACAATGCAGATGAGCAGAACGGGCTTTCAGAGAACACAAAGAGCATCCGAGCGCGACCGCAGCTCCGCCAGAGCGTCAGCTTCAGCGGCTTCTCCTCGCAACCACAAACCCTTGGAGGTTTCCACGCCGTACAGGACACCTTGGCCTTCTCCAGATCTTCATCTGTGTCTCCGCCGCCGTCCACCGGGAGTCCCGACCTGCTGTCCCCTTTGGGGACTTTGAAGCACAGCCACCCCTTTGCAGATCTGGGTGGCGGCGGGAGCTTCTACTCTATCAGCGACTCGGAAAGCGTGCAGAACCTTGCGTATGCGCTCAAGGGCCTGCAGCGAAGCACCTCGGCGGACTCTCTCTCCGATCAGGACGGCTACACCAGCTCCAGCAGTCTGAGTGGCTCCGACTCTCCTGGCATCGAGGGCCGACGACTGCCCATCTTCAGCCGCCTGTCTGTCTCAGACGACTAG